AGGGGTGACTCTTCGTAATAGTCTTTTATATTTGGATCTGCATTGTTATCAAGTAATAAATTTACTATTTCATAGTTCTTTTCAAGTGTAGCATAGTAGAGAGCTGTTCTGCCATCAGTATTTGTAACATTCGGATTAATATTATTAGCAATAAAAGATTCTACCTTAATTAGGTCTCCATCTCTTGCAGCTCTTAGAAACTCTTTTGGATTGAATACATCATCGTATTGCTCATTGTAAGTGATATGTTCTTTTGGAGAATTAACGAAAATTAATGGACTCCCCACGATTACAATGAGAAACAACACTAACCAAACTATCCTCTTCATTCTAAGACACCTCAGTTTAGTAGGACATTTATAACTAAAGATTATCATATCTGTTAACATTTTATCTAGTCGACAAACGATTAAAAAAACCTGTCACACTATTTAAAATGTAACAGGTTTTTCTTAGTAGTCAGCCTAATAAATACCAATCAAAAAATAATTATTTCCACCAACCTCCATCATATACTTTTCTATAATCTGAGCTTGAAACTTTTTTCTCTGCTAAAATTAGGAAAGGTTTTGCTTGCTTAAATGCGTCATCTTTATCCTTCATATATGAATAGTATCTACCAAACTCGTTGTTATTCCAATCCATTACATTTGAGTCATCAACATACCGTTTAAAATCAGAAAACGATCTTATTTTATTTTTTTTCATTTTTGGAAGTTCGTTTAGAGTATCAGCAAAAGCCGCACTTATGGCAGCGTTACTACTCATACCCGTTTTTATTAACGTAGACAAACTGTCTCCGTAGTAATCTAGTGCATCATTCCGAAGGAGTAAACCCCATTCATGATTGGTTGTTGCTACCCGGGTTTTAACTTTTCCTAAACGACTATCATTAGCGGATAGATAATTCCACAAAAAATGTCTATATGCGTCCTCCAATTGAGAATCATTTTTGTAGTATTTTTTTGCAGTATCTCTAGCCTCGTCTGCATATTCTTTAATCCTTTTCATGTCTCTTAAGCTCAAACCTTCATCCTCATTTAGAAAAGCCTCAATTACATTACCTTGTCTTAATGCTAGTTGATTATCATCATAACTTCTCAAGGATAATACTTCTGGCTCTGCTTCATCTTCATTAAACACTTCTTTATATTCTTCGTAGAATTCAAGGGCTTCCTTTTGCTCAGCTGTTAATTCAAAATCATTAACCACTTCTGATGATAGGGCATTTACGTTTTCCTCAGCATGAACTGGAATAGTTGTTGATCCAATTGCTAGGATTAGAGCTACGACGCTAGATGTAAGCATTGTTTTGTTCATAATTCAAACTCCTTTTGGTATATATTTCTTATTTTAATGAAACATACCATAAATTACAGAATAATTATATTATTATGATTCGACAAATTATTACAATATATCATAATCTCTACAAACATAATCTGAAGTGATATTATCCCCTTTTAGTAGACAGTAAGAAGCAAGACCCCTTACTGTATTAACTAGGAGGGGAATTTTCTATGGGGGAAATTAGAAAAACATATTCAAAGGATTTTAAGTTAAAAGCCGTACGGCTTTATTTGAGCGGTGAACAAGGGTACAAAACACTTACAAGGGATCTCGGCATTAGTGACCCTTCTATTTTAAGAAGATGGGTTGATCATTATAGAAAGGAAGGTATACAGGGACTAGATGAAAAACGCGGGAGAACAAAAAATCCTCTTAGAGGAAGACCACGAATAAGGCCAGAGAGTACGGAGGAAGAGATAGTTCGATTACGTGCAGAGAACGAATTCTTAAAAAAGTGGCTAGGTCTAGAAAAGAGGTGAAACCGAAAGATAAACGCTGTTTTTTCGAGCTTATTAAAGAATTGTCTAAAAAGTATTCTATTACTTTATTGTGTAAAATTACGAAAGTATCTCGTAGTGGTTTTTACAAGTGGCTTTCTCGTGAGAAACACCCCACCTCAAAACAATTGGTAAATGAAAAATTAAGAGAAATGATCATGGAGTGTCATCAAGAGATCAAAGG
This is a stretch of genomic DNA from Brevibacillus laterosporus DSM 25. It encodes these proteins:
- a CDS encoding ankyrin repeat domain-containing protein, translating into MKRIVWLVLFLIVIVGSPLIFVNSPKEHITYNEQYDDVFNPKEFLRAARDGDLIKVESFIANNINPNVTNTDGRTALYYATLEKNYEIVNLLLDNNADPNIKDYYEESPLKIAKGYNDQKLIDILVNKGAIE
- a CDS encoding transposase, producing the protein MGEIRKTYSKDFKLKAVRLYLSGEQGYKTLTRDLGISDPSILRRWVDHYRKEGIQGLDEKRGRTKNPLRGRPRIRPESTEEEIVRLRAENEFLKKWLGLEKR